A region from the Microcebus murinus isolate Inina chromosome 3, M.murinus_Inina_mat1.0, whole genome shotgun sequence genome encodes:
- the DCTN1 gene encoding dynactin subunit 1 isoform X7 — MVLIVFPGTVRVRISRPRCPDLCLIDVFSATLGAPFSARVGLRERVACSWEPEHPRPRRRGVLGGPGRDRRRVGQPTRAGRAGPAPQGLGRRSPVGLESGAEPLTGQTPSGSRMSAEASARPLRVGSRVEVIGKGHRGTVAYVGATLFATGKWVGVILDEPKGKNDGTVQGRKYFTCDEGHGIFVRQSQIQVFEDGADTTSPETPDSSASKVLKREGTDTTAKTSKLPARPASTGVSGASSSLGPSGSASAGELSSSEPSTPAQTPLAAPIIPTPVLTSPGAAPPLPSPSKEEEGLRAQVRDLEEKLETLRLKRAEDKAKLKELEKHKIQLEQVQEWKSKMQEQQADLQRRLKEARKEAKEALEAKERYMEEMADTADAIEMATLDKEMAEERAESLQQEVEALKERVDELTTDLEILKAEIEEKGSDGAASSYQLKQLEEQNARLKDALVRMRDLSSSEKQEHVKLQKLMEKKNQELEVVRQQRERLQEELSQAESTIDELKEQVDAALGAEEMVEMLTDRNLNLEEKVRELRETVGDLEAMNEMNDELQENARETELELREQLDMAGARVREAQKRVEAAQETVADYQQTIKKYRQLTAHLQDVNRELTNQQEASVERQQQPPPETFDFKIKFAETKAHAKAIEMELRQMEVAQANRHMSLLTAFMPDSFLRPGGDHDCVLVLLLMPRLICKAELIRKQAQEKFELSENCSERPGLRGAAGEQLSFAAGLVYSLSLLQATLHRYEHALSQCNVDVYKKVGSLYPEMSAHERSLDFLIELLHKDQLDETVNVEPLTKAIKYYQHLYSIHLAEQPEDSTMQLADHIKFTQSALDCMGVEVGRLRAFLQGGQEATDIALLLRDLETSCSDIRQFCKKIRRRMPGTDAPGIPAALAFGPQVSDTLLDCRKHLTWVVAVLQEVAAAAAQLIAPLAENEGLPVAALEELAFKASEQIYGTPSSSPYECLRQSCNILISTMNKLATAMQEGEYDAERPPSKPPPVELRAAALRAEITDAEGLGLKLEDRETVIKELKKSLKIKGEELSEANVRLSLLEKKLDSAAKDADERIEKVQTRLEETQALLRKKEKEFEETMDALQADIDQLEAEKAELKQRLNSQSKRTIEGLRGPPPSGIATLVSGIAGEEQQRGGAPGQAPGSMPGPGLVKDSPLLLQQISAMRLHISQLQHENSVLKGAQMKASLAALPPLHVAKLSLPPHEGPGGELAAGALYRKTSQLLETLNQLSTHTHVVDITRTSPAAKSPSAQLMEQVAQLKSLSDTIEKLKDEVLKETVSQRPGATVPTDFATFPSSAFLRAKEEQQDDTVYVGKVSFSCAAGLGQRHRLVLTQEQLHQLHSRLIS; from the exons ACGCCCAGCGGCAGCAGGATGAGTGCAGAGGCAAGCGCCCGGCCTCTGAGAGTGGGGTCCCGTGTGGAGGTAATTGGAAAAGGCCACCGAGGCACTGTGGCCTATGTGGGAGCCACACTCTTTGCCACCGGCAAATGGGTAGGCGTGATCCTGGATGAACCAAAGGGCAAGAATGATGGAACTGTCCAAGGCAGGAAGTACTTCACTTGTGATGAAGGGCATGGCATCTTTGTGCGCCAGTCCCAG ATCCAGGTATTTGAAGATGGAGCAGATACTACTTCCCCAGAGACACCTGATTCTTCTGCTTCAAAAGTCCTCAAAAGAG AGGGAACTGATACAACTGCGAAGACTAGCAAACTG CCTGCCCGCCCAGCCAGTACCGGGGTGTCTGGAGCCAGTAGCTCTCTGGGCCCCTCTGGCTCAGCATCAGCAGGTGAGCTGAGCAGCAGTGAGCCCAGCACCCCAGCTCAGACTCCGCTGGCAGCACCCATCATCCCCACACCAGTTCTCACCTCTCCTGGAGCGGCCCCCCCGCTTCCTTCTCCCTCCAAG GAGGAAGAGGGACTGAGGGCCCAGGTGCGAGACCTAGAGGAGAAACTGGAGACCCTGCGTCTGAAGCGGGCAGAAGACAAGGCAAAGCTGAAAGAGCTGGAGAAACACAAGATCCAGCTGGAGCAGGTGCAGGAATGGAAGAGCAAAATGCAGGAACAGCAGGCAGACCTACAGCGGCGCCTCAAGGAGGCGCGGAAG GAAGCCAAGGAGGCCCTGGAGGCAAAGGAACGCTACATGGAAGAGATGGCTGACACTGCTGATGCCATTGAGATGGCCACTCTGGACAAGGAGATGGCTGAAGAGCGGGCTGAGTCTCTGCAGCAGGAGGTGGAGGCACTGAAGGAGCGTGTGGACGAGCTCACCACTGACTTGGAGATCCTCAAGGCCGAGATTGAAGAGAAAG GCTCAGATGGGGCCGCATCCAGTTATCAGCTGAAGCAGCTCGAGGAGCAAAATGCCCGTCTGAAGGATGCACTGGTGAG GATGAGGGATCTTTCTTCTTCGGAGAAGCAGGAGCATGTGAAGCTCCAGAAGCTCATGGAAAAGAAGAACCAAGAGCTAGAAGTTGTGAGGCAACAGCGGGAGCGTCTGCAGGAGGAGCTGAGCCAGGCAGAGAGCACCATTGATGAGCTTAAGGAGCAG GTGGATGCTGCTCTGGGTGCTGAGGAGATGGTGGAGATGCTGACAGATCGGAACCTGAATCTGGAGGAGAAAGTGCGGGAGTTGAGGGAGACTGTGGGGGACTTG GAAGCGATGAATGAGATGAACGATGAGCTGCAGGAGAATGCACGTGAGACAGAACTGGAGCTGCGGGAGCAGCTGGACATGGCTGGTGCTCGAGTGCGCGAGGCCCAGAAGCGTGTGGAGGCAGCCCAGGAGACAGTTGCAGACTACCAGCAAACCATTAAGAAGTACCGCCAGCTGACTGCTCATCTACAG GACGTGAATCGGGAACTGACAAACCAGCAGGAAGCATCTGTGGAGAGGCAGCAGCAGCCTCCTCCAGAGACTTTTGACTTCAAAATCAAGTTTGCTGAGACTAAGGCTCATGCCAAG GCAATTGAGATGGAATTGAGGCAGATGGAGGTGGCCCAGGCCAACCGACACATGTCCCTGCTGACAGCTTTCATGCCTGACAGCTTCCTTCGGCCTGGTGGGGACCATGACTGCGTCCTGGTGCTGCTGCTCATGCCTCGTCTCATTTGCAAG GCAGAGCTTATCCGGAAGCAGGCCCAGGAGAAGTTTGAACTAAGTGAGAACTGTTCAGAGCGGCCTGGGCTGCGAGGAGCTGCAGGGGAGCAGCTCAGCTTTGCTGCTGGGCTGGTATACTCGCTGAGTCTGCTGCAGGCCACACTACACCGCTATGAGCA TGCCCTGTCTCAGTGCAATGTGGATGTGTATAAAAAAGTGGGCAGCCTCTACCCTGAGATGAGTGCCCACGAGCGTTCCTTGGATTTCCTTATTGAGCTCCTGCACAAGGATCAGCTGGATGAAACTGTCAATGTGGAGCCTCTCACCAAGGCCATCAAGTACTACCAG CATCTGTATAGCATCCACCTTGCCGAACAGCCTGAGGACAGTACCATGCAGCTGGCTGACCACATAAAG TTCACCCAGAGTGCCCTGGACTGCATGGGTGTGGAGGTAGGACGGCTGCGTGCCTTCTTGCAG GGTGGGCAGGAGGCTACAGATATTGCCCTCTTGCTGCGGGACCTGGAAACATCGTGCAGTGACATCCGCCAGTTCTGCAAGAAGATCCGAAGACGAATGCCAGGGACGGATGCTCCTGGAATCCCAGCTGCACTGGCCTTTGGACCACAG GTATCTGACACACTCCTAGACTGCAGGAAACACTTGACTTGGGTAGTGGCTGTGCTGCAGGAGGTGGCAGCAGCTGCTGCTCAGCTCATTGCCCCGCTGGCGGAGAATGAAGGCCTGCCTGTGGCTGCCCTGGAGGAGTTGGCTTTCAAAGCAAGCGAGCAG ATCTATGGGACCCCCTCCAGCAGCCCCTATGAGTGTCTGCGCCAGTCATGCAACATTCTCATCAGTACCATGAACAAGCTGGCCACAGCCATGCAAGAGGGGGAGTATGATGCAGAGCGGCCTCCTAGTAAG CCTCCCCCAGTTGAGCTGCGGGCTGCAGCCCTTCGTGCAGAGATCACAGATGCTGAAGGCCTGGGTTTGAAGCTTGAAGATCGAGAGACAGTTATCAAGGAGTTGAAGAAGTCACTCAAGATTAAG GGAGAGGAGCTGAGTGAGGCCAATGTGAGGCTGAGCCTCCTAGAGAAGAAGCTCGACAGTGCTGCCAAGGATGCAGATGAGCGCATCGAGAAAGTCCAGACTCGGCTGGAGGAGACCCAGGCGCTGCTGCGGAAGAAGGAGAA AGAGTTTGAGGAGACAATGGATGCGCTCCAGGCTGACATTGACCAGCTGGAAGCAGAGAAGGCAGAGCTAAAGCAGCGGCTGAACAGCCAGTCCAAGCGTACAATCGAGGGGCTACGGGGGCCCCCTCCTTCAGGCATTGCTACCCTGGTCTCTGGCATTGCTGGTG AAGAACAGCAGCGAG GGGGCGCCCCTGGGCAGGCTCCGGGAtccatgccaggccctgggctggtgAAGGACTCACCACTGCTGCTTCAGCAGATCTCTGCTATGAGGCTGCACATCTCCCAGCTCCAGCATGAGAACAGCGTACTCAAG GGAGCCCAGATGAAGGCATCCTTGGCAGCCCTGCCCCCCTTGCATGTTGCAAAGTTATCCCTCCCACCCCACGAAGGCCCTGGCGGTGAGCTAGCAGCTGGAGCACTGTATCGTAAGACCAGCCAGCTGCTGGAGACATTGAATCAGCTGAGCACACACACCCATGTAGTAGACATCACTCGCACCAGCCCTG CAGCCAAGAGCCCGTCAGCCCAGCTTATGGAACAAGTGGCTCAGCTTAAGTCCCTGAGTGACACCATCGAGAAACTCAAG GATGAGGTCCTCAAGGAGACAGTGTCTCAGCGTCCTGGAGCCACAGTACCCACTGATTTTGCCACCTTCCCTTCATCAGCCTTCCTCAGG GCCAAAGAGGAGCAGCAGGATGACACAGTCTACGTGGGCAAAGTGAGCTTCTCATGTGCAGCTGGTCTCGGACAGCGACACCGGCTGGTGCTGACCCAGGAGCAGCTGCACCAGCTTCACAGTCGCCTCATCTCCTAA
- the DCTN1 gene encoding dynactin subunit 1 isoform X4 — MVLIVFPGTVRVRISRPRCPDLCLIDVFSATLGAPFSARVGLRERVACSWEPEHPRPRRRGVLGGPGRDRRRVGQPTRAGRAGPAPQGLGRRSPVGLESGAEPLTGQTPSGSRMSAEASARPLRVGSRVEVIGKGHRGTVAYVGATLFATGKWVGVILDEPKGKNDGTVQGRKYFTCDEGHGIFVRQSQIQVFEDGADTTSPETPDSSASKVLKREGTDTTAKTSKLTTTRRPKPARPASTGVSGASSSLGPSGSASAGELSSSEPSTPAQTPLAAPIIPTPVLTSPGAAPPLPSPSKEEEGLRAQVRDLEEKLETLRLKRAEDKAKLKELEKHKIQLEQVQEWKSKMQEQQADLQRRLKEARKEAKEALEAKERYMEEMADTADAIEMATLDKEMAEERAESLQQEVEALKERVDELTTDLEILKAEIEEKGSDGAASSYQLKQLEEQNARLKDALVRMRDLSSSEKQEHVKLQKLMEKKNQELEVVRQQRERLQEELSQAESTIDELKEQVDAALGAEEMVEMLTDRNLNLEEKVRELRETVGDLEAMNEMNDELQENARETELELREQLDMAGARVREAQKRVEAAQETVADYQQTIKKYRQLTAHLQDVNRELTNQQEASVERQQQPPPETFDFKIKFAETKAHAKAIEMELRQMEVAQANRHMSLLTAFMPDSFLRPGGDHDCVLVLLLMPRLICKAELIRKQAQEKFELSENCSERPGLRGAAGEQLSFAAGLVYSLSLLQATLHRYEHALSQCNVDVYKKVGSLYPEMSAHERSLDFLIELLHKDQLDETVNVEPLTKAIKYYQHLYSIHLAEQPEDSTMQLADHIKFTQSALDCMGVEVGRLRAFLQGGQEATDIALLLRDLETSCSDIRQFCKKIRRRMPGTDAPGIPAALAFGPQVSDTLLDCRKHLTWVVAVLQEVAAAAAQLIAPLAENEGLPVAALEELAFKASEQIYGTPSSSPYECLRQSCNILISTMNKLATAMQEGEYDAERPPSKPPPVELRAAALRAEITDAEGLGLKLEDRETVIKELKKSLKIKGEELSEANVRLSLLEKKLDSAAKDADERIEKVQTRLEETQALLRKKEKEFEETMDALQADIDQLEAEKAELKQRLNSQSKRTIEGLRGPPPSGIATLVSGIAGASPWAIPNTEEQQRGGAPGQAPGSMPGPGLVKDSPLLLQQISAMRLHISQLQHENSVLKGAQMKASLAALPPLHVAKLSLPPHEGPGGELAAGALYRKTSQLLETLNQLSTHTHVVDITRTSPAAKSPSAQLMEQVAQLKSLSDTIEKLKDEVLKETVSQRPGATVPTDFATFPSSAFLRAKEEQQDDTVYVGKVSFSCAAGLGQRHRLVLTQEQLHQLHSRLIS; from the exons ACGCCCAGCGGCAGCAGGATGAGTGCAGAGGCAAGCGCCCGGCCTCTGAGAGTGGGGTCCCGTGTGGAGGTAATTGGAAAAGGCCACCGAGGCACTGTGGCCTATGTGGGAGCCACACTCTTTGCCACCGGCAAATGGGTAGGCGTGATCCTGGATGAACCAAAGGGCAAGAATGATGGAACTGTCCAAGGCAGGAAGTACTTCACTTGTGATGAAGGGCATGGCATCTTTGTGCGCCAGTCCCAG ATCCAGGTATTTGAAGATGGAGCAGATACTACTTCCCCAGAGACACCTGATTCTTCTGCTTCAAAAGTCCTCAAAAGAG AGGGAACTGATACAACTGCGAAGACTAGCAAACTG ACCACAACTCGGCGGCCCAAG CCTGCCCGCCCAGCCAGTACCGGGGTGTCTGGAGCCAGTAGCTCTCTGGGCCCCTCTGGCTCAGCATCAGCAGGTGAGCTGAGCAGCAGTGAGCCCAGCACCCCAGCTCAGACTCCGCTGGCAGCACCCATCATCCCCACACCAGTTCTCACCTCTCCTGGAGCGGCCCCCCCGCTTCCTTCTCCCTCCAAG GAGGAAGAGGGACTGAGGGCCCAGGTGCGAGACCTAGAGGAGAAACTGGAGACCCTGCGTCTGAAGCGGGCAGAAGACAAGGCAAAGCTGAAAGAGCTGGAGAAACACAAGATCCAGCTGGAGCAGGTGCAGGAATGGAAGAGCAAAATGCAGGAACAGCAGGCAGACCTACAGCGGCGCCTCAAGGAGGCGCGGAAG GAAGCCAAGGAGGCCCTGGAGGCAAAGGAACGCTACATGGAAGAGATGGCTGACACTGCTGATGCCATTGAGATGGCCACTCTGGACAAGGAGATGGCTGAAGAGCGGGCTGAGTCTCTGCAGCAGGAGGTGGAGGCACTGAAGGAGCGTGTGGACGAGCTCACCACTGACTTGGAGATCCTCAAGGCCGAGATTGAAGAGAAAG GCTCAGATGGGGCCGCATCCAGTTATCAGCTGAAGCAGCTCGAGGAGCAAAATGCCCGTCTGAAGGATGCACTGGTGAG GATGAGGGATCTTTCTTCTTCGGAGAAGCAGGAGCATGTGAAGCTCCAGAAGCTCATGGAAAAGAAGAACCAAGAGCTAGAAGTTGTGAGGCAACAGCGGGAGCGTCTGCAGGAGGAGCTGAGCCAGGCAGAGAGCACCATTGATGAGCTTAAGGAGCAG GTGGATGCTGCTCTGGGTGCTGAGGAGATGGTGGAGATGCTGACAGATCGGAACCTGAATCTGGAGGAGAAAGTGCGGGAGTTGAGGGAGACTGTGGGGGACTTG GAAGCGATGAATGAGATGAACGATGAGCTGCAGGAGAATGCACGTGAGACAGAACTGGAGCTGCGGGAGCAGCTGGACATGGCTGGTGCTCGAGTGCGCGAGGCCCAGAAGCGTGTGGAGGCAGCCCAGGAGACAGTTGCAGACTACCAGCAAACCATTAAGAAGTACCGCCAGCTGACTGCTCATCTACAG GACGTGAATCGGGAACTGACAAACCAGCAGGAAGCATCTGTGGAGAGGCAGCAGCAGCCTCCTCCAGAGACTTTTGACTTCAAAATCAAGTTTGCTGAGACTAAGGCTCATGCCAAG GCAATTGAGATGGAATTGAGGCAGATGGAGGTGGCCCAGGCCAACCGACACATGTCCCTGCTGACAGCTTTCATGCCTGACAGCTTCCTTCGGCCTGGTGGGGACCATGACTGCGTCCTGGTGCTGCTGCTCATGCCTCGTCTCATTTGCAAG GCAGAGCTTATCCGGAAGCAGGCCCAGGAGAAGTTTGAACTAAGTGAGAACTGTTCAGAGCGGCCTGGGCTGCGAGGAGCTGCAGGGGAGCAGCTCAGCTTTGCTGCTGGGCTGGTATACTCGCTGAGTCTGCTGCAGGCCACACTACACCGCTATGAGCA TGCCCTGTCTCAGTGCAATGTGGATGTGTATAAAAAAGTGGGCAGCCTCTACCCTGAGATGAGTGCCCACGAGCGTTCCTTGGATTTCCTTATTGAGCTCCTGCACAAGGATCAGCTGGATGAAACTGTCAATGTGGAGCCTCTCACCAAGGCCATCAAGTACTACCAG CATCTGTATAGCATCCACCTTGCCGAACAGCCTGAGGACAGTACCATGCAGCTGGCTGACCACATAAAG TTCACCCAGAGTGCCCTGGACTGCATGGGTGTGGAGGTAGGACGGCTGCGTGCCTTCTTGCAG GGTGGGCAGGAGGCTACAGATATTGCCCTCTTGCTGCGGGACCTGGAAACATCGTGCAGTGACATCCGCCAGTTCTGCAAGAAGATCCGAAGACGAATGCCAGGGACGGATGCTCCTGGAATCCCAGCTGCACTGGCCTTTGGACCACAG GTATCTGACACACTCCTAGACTGCAGGAAACACTTGACTTGGGTAGTGGCTGTGCTGCAGGAGGTGGCAGCAGCTGCTGCTCAGCTCATTGCCCCGCTGGCGGAGAATGAAGGCCTGCCTGTGGCTGCCCTGGAGGAGTTGGCTTTCAAAGCAAGCGAGCAG ATCTATGGGACCCCCTCCAGCAGCCCCTATGAGTGTCTGCGCCAGTCATGCAACATTCTCATCAGTACCATGAACAAGCTGGCCACAGCCATGCAAGAGGGGGAGTATGATGCAGAGCGGCCTCCTAGTAAG CCTCCCCCAGTTGAGCTGCGGGCTGCAGCCCTTCGTGCAGAGATCACAGATGCTGAAGGCCTGGGTTTGAAGCTTGAAGATCGAGAGACAGTTATCAAGGAGTTGAAGAAGTCACTCAAGATTAAG GGAGAGGAGCTGAGTGAGGCCAATGTGAGGCTGAGCCTCCTAGAGAAGAAGCTCGACAGTGCTGCCAAGGATGCAGATGAGCGCATCGAGAAAGTCCAGACTCGGCTGGAGGAGACCCAGGCGCTGCTGCGGAAGAAGGAGAA AGAGTTTGAGGAGACAATGGATGCGCTCCAGGCTGACATTGACCAGCTGGAAGCAGAGAAGGCAGAGCTAAAGCAGCGGCTGAACAGCCAGTCCAAGCGTACAATCGAGGGGCTACGGGGGCCCCCTCCTTCAGGCATTGCTACCCTGGTCTCTGGCATTGCTGGTG ctTCCCCATGGGCTATCCCGAACACAGAAGAACAGCAGCGAG GGGGCGCCCCTGGGCAGGCTCCGGGAtccatgccaggccctgggctggtgAAGGACTCACCACTGCTGCTTCAGCAGATCTCTGCTATGAGGCTGCACATCTCCCAGCTCCAGCATGAGAACAGCGTACTCAAG GGAGCCCAGATGAAGGCATCCTTGGCAGCCCTGCCCCCCTTGCATGTTGCAAAGTTATCCCTCCCACCCCACGAAGGCCCTGGCGGTGAGCTAGCAGCTGGAGCACTGTATCGTAAGACCAGCCAGCTGCTGGAGACATTGAATCAGCTGAGCACACACACCCATGTAGTAGACATCACTCGCACCAGCCCTG CAGCCAAGAGCCCGTCAGCCCAGCTTATGGAACAAGTGGCTCAGCTTAAGTCCCTGAGTGACACCATCGAGAAACTCAAG GATGAGGTCCTCAAGGAGACAGTGTCTCAGCGTCCTGGAGCCACAGTACCCACTGATTTTGCCACCTTCCCTTCATCAGCCTTCCTCAGG GCCAAAGAGGAGCAGCAGGATGACACAGTCTACGTGGGCAAAGTGAGCTTCTCATGTGCAGCTGGTCTCGGACAGCGACACCGGCTGGTGCTGACCCAGGAGCAGCTGCACCAGCTTCACAGTCGCCTCATCTCCTAA